One genomic region from Amphiprion ocellaris isolate individual 3 ecotype Okinawa chromosome 20, ASM2253959v1, whole genome shotgun sequence encodes:
- the pomt2 gene encoding protein O-mannosyl-transferase 2 isoform X1, translated as MFSFLMAKEECISQRNKTEHSSILRNRKNIPTSLKTSQAPFTSVSKDKISQTAGHSSEDDNQSSNGSSAQLFTRRHGESPVKVLLLLVVGLSFSTRLYKITEPPHVCWDETHFGKMGSYYINRTFFFDVHPPLGKMLIGLAGYMTGYDGTFPFIKPGDKYEQQNYWGMRGFCAVLGSFLPIFAYLIVLELSQSHTAAFITAILLIFDTGCITISQYILLDPILMFFIMAAVLSMVKFNQQRYRPFTASWWFWLVLTGVNLAGAFGVKFVGLFVILLVGLNTIWDLWRLLGDLSLSLVDVAKHFLARVVGLILLPLFLYVTVFAVHFVVLNKSGPGDGFFSSAFQSRLMGNNLYNASMPEYLAYGSTITVKNLRIAGGYLHSHWHLYPEGVGSRQQQVTAYSHKDYNNLWLVHRQDDNNSQSGSPDLVRHGDIIRLEHKETTRNLHSHLHEAPLTKKHFQVTGYGINGTGDTNDLWQLEVCGGRKGDLVKVLRSKVRFLHRATGCVLYSSGKTLPKWGWEQVEVTCSPYLKETPSSQWNIEDHINPKLPNISLSVLKPHFLEILLESHIVMIRGNSGLKPKDNEMNSKPWHWPINYQGLRFSGVNETEYRVYLLGNPVVWWLNLASLGLYLIMVAVASVTIQRGFSLGPKRIEQSQVLMRGGGLLLLGWLLHYAPFYTMGRVLYYHHYFPAMLFSSMLTGITVDILLNSADLILQPPYSDWMQRVGQMVLLLSVLYSFYLFHPLSYGMTGPLAHEPGSAMAGLKWMDSWEF; from the exons ATGTTTAGTTTCCTGATGGCAAAAGAAGAATGTATTTCACAGAGGAACAAAACAGAGCACTCCTCAATACTgcgaaacagaaaaaatattcccACCTCACTGAAGACCTCTCAGGCCCCATTCACTTCTGTATCAAAGGACAAAATCAGTCAAACTGCTGGACACTCGTCAGAAGATGACAATCAGTCCTCAAATGGATCCTCAGCTCAGTTATTTACCAGGAGACATGGTGAGTCTCCAGTCAAAGTGCTGCTGTTACTGGTGGTAGGACTGTCTTTCTCTACACGTCTCTACAAGATAACAGAGCCCCCTCATGTGTG CTGGGATGAGACACACTTTGGAAAGATGGGCAGCTACTACATCAACAGGACCTTCTTCTTTGACGTCCATCCTCCTCTTGGAAAG ATGCTGATAGGTCTCGCTGGTTACATGACCGGTTATGATGGCACCTTTCCTTTCATAAAGCCTGGAGACAAATATGAACAGCAAAACTACTGGGGGATGAGAGGG ttttgtgctgtGCTGGGCTCCTTTCTCCCAATCTTTGCCTACCTCATAGTGCTGGAGTTGTCTCAGTCTCACACTGCTGCTTTCATCACTGCCATCCTGCTAATATTTG ACACTGGCTGCATCACCATCTCCCAGTACATCCTGTTAGACCCCATTCTCATGTTCTTCATCATGGCAGCAGTGCTGAGTATGGTCAAGTTCAACCAGCAGAGATACAG GCCTTTCACTGCCTCCTGGTGGTTTTGGCTGGTACTGACTGGTGTCAACCTGGCTGGCGCTTTTGGAGTGAAGTTTGTGGGTCTGTTTGTCATCCTGCTGGTTGGGCTGAACACAATCTGGGACCTGTGGAGACTTCTGGGAGACCTGAGCCTCTCACTG GTGGACGTTGCCAAGCACTTCCTGGCTCGAGTTGTTGGACTCATCCTGCTTCCACTCTTCCTCTACGTTACAGTATTTGCAGTgcactttgttgttttgaacaAAAG TGGACCAGGAGATGGTTTCTTCAGTTCTGCCTTCCAGTCCCGCTTAATGGGGAACAACCTCTACAACGCATCAATGCCTGAGT ACCTGGCATATGGCTCCACCATTACAGTGAAAAACCTCCGGATTGCTGGAGGCTATTTGCACTCTCATTGGCACTTATACCCAGAAGGAGTGGGATCACGGCAACAGCAG GTTACAGCCTACTCCCATAAGGACTACAACAACTTGTGGCTGGTTCACAGACAAGATGATAATAATT CTCAATCTGGGAGCCCTGATCTGGTTCGTCATGGTGACATCATCCGATTGGAGCACAAGGA AACAACCCGGAACCTTCACAGTCACCTCCATGAGGCACCTCTGACCAAGAAACACTTCCAGGTTACAGGCTATGGCATT AACGGTACAGGGGACACCAATGACCTGTGGCAGCTGGAGGTGTGTGGAGGTCGGAAGGGTGACCTGGTGAAAGTGCTGCGTAGCAAAGTTCGCTTTCTGCACCGAGCTACTGGATGTGTGCTTTACTCCTCTGGCAAGACTCTCCCAAAATG GGGCTGGGAGCAGGTTGAGGTGACCTGTAGTCCCTACTTGAAGGAGACTCCAAGCTCTCAGTGGAATATTGAGGATCATATCAATCCCAAAT TGCCCAACATTAGTCTCTCTGTGCTGAAACCCCATTTTCTTGAAATCTTACTGGAGTCCCACATTGTTATGATAAGA gGTAATAGTGGCTTGAAACCCAAAGACAATGAAATGAACTCCAAACCTTGGCACTGGCCCATCAACTACCAG GGACTGAGGTTTTCAGGAGTGAATGAAACAGAGTATCGTGTTTACCTGCTGGGAAACCCT GTGGTTTGGTGGCTGAATCTGGCCAGTTTGGGGTTGTATCTCATCATGGTGGCAGTGGCGTCTGTCACCATCCAAAGAGGTTTCTCACTGGGCCCAAAAAGAATAG AGCAATCTCAAGTGCTTatgagaggaggaggactgCTGCTCCTTGGTTGGCTGCTTCACTATGCACCTTTCTATACTATGGGCCGTGTCCTCTACTACCATCACTACTTCCCTGCAATGCTCTTCAGCAGCATGCTAACAG GAATTACAGTAGACATCCTGTTGAACAGTGCTGACCTGATACTCCAACCACCTTATTCTGACTGGATGCAGAGAGTCGGCCAGATGGTACTTCTACTTAGCGTTCTTTACAG TTTCTACCTGTTCCATCCGCTGTCCTACGGCATGACCGGTCCTCTAGCACACGAGCCGGGCAGCGCCATGGCAGGCCTGAAGTGGATGGACTCCTGGGAGTTCTAG
- the pomt2 gene encoding protein O-mannosyl-transferase 2 isoform X2, which yields MFSFLMAKEECISQRNKTEHSSILRNRKNIPTSLKTSQAPFTSVSKDKISQTAGHSSEDDNQSSNGSSAQLFTRRHGESPVKVLLLLVVGLSFSTRLYKITEPPHVCWDETHFGKMGSYYINRTFFFDVHPPLGKMLIGLAGYMTGYDGTFPFIKPGDKYEQQNYWGMRGFCAVLGSFLPIFAYLIVLELSQSHTAAFITAILLIFDTGCITISQYILLDPILMFFIMAAVLSMVKFNQQRYRPFTASWWFWLVLTGVNLAGAFGVKFVGLFVILLVGLNTIWDLWRLLGDLSLSLVDVAKHFLARVVGLILLPLFLYVTVFAVHFVVLNKSGPGDGFFSSAFQSRLMGNNLYNASMPEYLAYGSTITVKNLRIAGGYLHSHWHLYPEGVGSRQQQVTAYSHKDYNNLWLVHRQDDNNSQSGSPDLVRHGDIIRLEHKETTRNLHSHLHEAPLTKKHFQVTGYGINGTGDTNDLWQLEVCGGRKGDLVKVLRSKVRFLHRATGCVLYSSGKTLPKWGWEQVEVTCSPYLKETPSSQWNIEDHINPKLPNISLSVLKPHFLEILLESHIVMIRGNSGLKPKDNEMNSKPWHWPINYQGLRFSGVNETEYRVYLLGNPVVWWLNLASLGLYLIMVAVASVTIQRGFSLGPKRIGITVDILLNSADLILQPPYSDWMQRVGQMVLLLSVLYSFYLFHPLSYGMTGPLAHEPGSAMAGLKWMDSWEF from the exons ATGTTTAGTTTCCTGATGGCAAAAGAAGAATGTATTTCACAGAGGAACAAAACAGAGCACTCCTCAATACTgcgaaacagaaaaaatattcccACCTCACTGAAGACCTCTCAGGCCCCATTCACTTCTGTATCAAAGGACAAAATCAGTCAAACTGCTGGACACTCGTCAGAAGATGACAATCAGTCCTCAAATGGATCCTCAGCTCAGTTATTTACCAGGAGACATGGTGAGTCTCCAGTCAAAGTGCTGCTGTTACTGGTGGTAGGACTGTCTTTCTCTACACGTCTCTACAAGATAACAGAGCCCCCTCATGTGTG CTGGGATGAGACACACTTTGGAAAGATGGGCAGCTACTACATCAACAGGACCTTCTTCTTTGACGTCCATCCTCCTCTTGGAAAG ATGCTGATAGGTCTCGCTGGTTACATGACCGGTTATGATGGCACCTTTCCTTTCATAAAGCCTGGAGACAAATATGAACAGCAAAACTACTGGGGGATGAGAGGG ttttgtgctgtGCTGGGCTCCTTTCTCCCAATCTTTGCCTACCTCATAGTGCTGGAGTTGTCTCAGTCTCACACTGCTGCTTTCATCACTGCCATCCTGCTAATATTTG ACACTGGCTGCATCACCATCTCCCAGTACATCCTGTTAGACCCCATTCTCATGTTCTTCATCATGGCAGCAGTGCTGAGTATGGTCAAGTTCAACCAGCAGAGATACAG GCCTTTCACTGCCTCCTGGTGGTTTTGGCTGGTACTGACTGGTGTCAACCTGGCTGGCGCTTTTGGAGTGAAGTTTGTGGGTCTGTTTGTCATCCTGCTGGTTGGGCTGAACACAATCTGGGACCTGTGGAGACTTCTGGGAGACCTGAGCCTCTCACTG GTGGACGTTGCCAAGCACTTCCTGGCTCGAGTTGTTGGACTCATCCTGCTTCCACTCTTCCTCTACGTTACAGTATTTGCAGTgcactttgttgttttgaacaAAAG TGGACCAGGAGATGGTTTCTTCAGTTCTGCCTTCCAGTCCCGCTTAATGGGGAACAACCTCTACAACGCATCAATGCCTGAGT ACCTGGCATATGGCTCCACCATTACAGTGAAAAACCTCCGGATTGCTGGAGGCTATTTGCACTCTCATTGGCACTTATACCCAGAAGGAGTGGGATCACGGCAACAGCAG GTTACAGCCTACTCCCATAAGGACTACAACAACTTGTGGCTGGTTCACAGACAAGATGATAATAATT CTCAATCTGGGAGCCCTGATCTGGTTCGTCATGGTGACATCATCCGATTGGAGCACAAGGA AACAACCCGGAACCTTCACAGTCACCTCCATGAGGCACCTCTGACCAAGAAACACTTCCAGGTTACAGGCTATGGCATT AACGGTACAGGGGACACCAATGACCTGTGGCAGCTGGAGGTGTGTGGAGGTCGGAAGGGTGACCTGGTGAAAGTGCTGCGTAGCAAAGTTCGCTTTCTGCACCGAGCTACTGGATGTGTGCTTTACTCCTCTGGCAAGACTCTCCCAAAATG GGGCTGGGAGCAGGTTGAGGTGACCTGTAGTCCCTACTTGAAGGAGACTCCAAGCTCTCAGTGGAATATTGAGGATCATATCAATCCCAAAT TGCCCAACATTAGTCTCTCTGTGCTGAAACCCCATTTTCTTGAAATCTTACTGGAGTCCCACATTGTTATGATAAGA gGTAATAGTGGCTTGAAACCCAAAGACAATGAAATGAACTCCAAACCTTGGCACTGGCCCATCAACTACCAG GGACTGAGGTTTTCAGGAGTGAATGAAACAGAGTATCGTGTTTACCTGCTGGGAAACCCT GTGGTTTGGTGGCTGAATCTGGCCAGTTTGGGGTTGTATCTCATCATGGTGGCAGTGGCGTCTGTCACCATCCAAAGAGGTTTCTCACTGGGCCCAAAAAGAATAG GAATTACAGTAGACATCCTGTTGAACAGTGCTGACCTGATACTCCAACCACCTTATTCTGACTGGATGCAGAGAGTCGGCCAGATGGTACTTCTACTTAGCGTTCTTTACAG TTTCTACCTGTTCCATCCGCTGTCCTACGGCATGACCGGTCCTCTAGCACACGAGCCGGGCAGCGCCATGGCAGGCCTGAAGTGGATGGACTCCTGGGAGTTCTAG